Genomic window (Gemmatimonadota bacterium):
TCGGTGAACGTGCACTCACGCTGGCCCAGGCAGAGCTCGCCCTTGCGACCGGCCAGCCGCAGGAGGCCCTCGCCCTGCTCGCCAGCATCGCAATCCGTGGCGCACCGCGCGCGGAGTTGCTCCAGGCGCGTTGCTTCGTCGCGCTGGAGCAGTGGAGCCAGGCGACCGCCGCACTCGACCGCGCACACGCGAATGCGCTGGCGCAGGAGGCACGCTCGCTCCTCTGGCAGATCGAGGCGTTGCGCGGGACCCTGCATCTTGAGCGCGGCAGCCGTCGCGAGTCACGCAAGGCATTCGATGCGGCGCGCGATGTTGCGGCGACCCTGCTCGCCGATCTCGATGACGAGGCGCTGATCGAGACCTTCCGCGAGTTCGTTGACCGACTGGCACCGCCGCCGCCCCAGCGCACCACGGCGCAGCAGACCAAGGCCCGCTTCGGCGGGCTCACTCGCCGCGAGCGAGACGCCGCGGCGCTGGTCGCCCAGGGGAAGTCGAATCGGGCCATTGCCGCCGCCCTCGGCATCGGCGAGCGCACCGTCGAAGGGTATGTGGCGGCCGCCCTCTCGAAGCTCGGCTTTGCTTCCCGGGCGCAGTTGGCCGTCTGGGCAGCCGATCGCGGCCTTGCCCCCGGACAGCCCTCGTAACTCCCCGCAGCCCCGGGTCACTTTTCCCGTGGCCCAATCGAAAATCCCCGTACTTCCCTCGGTTTCCTGCTTGCGGCGTTTCGGTATTCTCCCTCCACGACAAACATCGGGGGATTTCCCCGAGGCCTGACGGAGATTCAAGCCAGTGGAGACCGAGACCATGCGCCCGACCCAACTGCTCGCCCCGACAACGCTTTTCATGGCGCTTTCGACCACCTGCGCCGTGGCCCAGACCGACGCCCCCGGGCTCAAGTGGCGGCCAGCCCCCGCAATGTTTCCCAAAGGGGCCGAGATGGCAGTGATCCAGGGCGACCCGGGGAGCAGCTCGCTGTTCACGGTGCGCCTCCGACTCCCTGCCGGTTACCGGTTGGCGCCGCACACGCACCCGACCGACGAAAAGCTCACGGTCATTCGCGGCGCACTCGCCGTGGGCCAGGGGGCCTCGGTCTCGCCCACGGGCATGCAGACGCTGACGGCTGGCAAGTCGGTGACCGAACCGGCGAGCGAGGCCCACTATGCCATCGCCCGCACGGCGACCGAAGTCCAGGTCCACGCCCGGGGGCCGTTCGAGATGAAGTACATCAATCCCGCCGACGTCCCGCTCGCGGCGAAGGCCCCGTCGGCGACGACGCCTGCCGCCATTGCGCTGACCAAGGCTGCGGTGAAGCGATGAAACTCCCGTCGGCCCCCTCGCCGGTCACCGACCTCGCATGGGACCCGGCTCAGGCCGCTGCGATGGGGACCGAAGTCGTCGCGCTCTGGCGTGAGTTGCTCGAGCAGATCGCGACCTTGCCAGTCGGTGGTCGCGCCACCGCCAGCGAAGTGCGTGCTGCGGTGACGCGCGAGATCCCCGATGCGCCGGTTCCGATGCCCGAGCTGATGGCATCGCTGCGCACGCTCGCATTCGAACACTCCACCTATATGGGCCATCCCGGCTTCATGGCGTACATCTCCGGACCGGGTACCGTGCCTGGTGCCGCAGCCGATCTGCTGGCCGCCGCGCTCAACCAGAATGTCGGTGGCTGGCGACTTGGCCCGGGAATGACCGAGATCGAGTTGCATCTCGGCCGCTGGATGGCCGCGCGCCTCGGTCTCCCAGCGACCGCCGGTGGTTACGTGACCTCGGGTGGTGCGATGGCCGCGTTCGTGGGACTCAAGGTGGCGCGCGATGCGCGTGCGGGGTGGGCCACCCGCGAACTCGGTATGCGCGCAGGACCGCCGCTGACCTGCTATGCCTCGTCCCAAGTCCACGATGTGAACACCCGCGCGGCCGACTTGCTCGGCCTCGGCCGCGATGCCGTCCGGAAGATCGCCGTCGACGCTTCGCTGCGGATGCGGACCGATGCGTTGCGTAGCGCGATTGAGCGCGATCTCCGCAATGGCTGCCAGCCGATGGCGGTGATCGCCACCGCGGGCACTGTCTCGACCGGCGCGATCGATCCGCTGAACGACATTGCGGATCTCTGCGCCGAATTCGGGCTCTGGCTTCACGTGGATGGCGCCTACGGTGGTGTCGCGGCGCTCACCGATTCGCTGCAGCCGCTCTTTCGCGGCATCGAGCGCGCCGATTCGGTAGCACTCGACCCACACAAGTGGCTCTACACACCGATATCGGGCGGTGTGATTCTCGTGCGCGATATGCAGACGCTCGCCGATGCGTTCGCGATCGAGCCCGACTACGTCTTCGAGGACAAGGCACTCACCGGCCGCGGCGTCGACCTCTTCGCGCTGGGCCCGCAGTTCTCACGCAGCGCGAGCGCCTTCAAGATCTGGGTCTCGCTGCTCGCTCACGGCTGGGACGCCTATCAGCGGCGCATTGCTCACGATGTGGCACTTGCGCGCTACCTCTACGACCGTGCGGCAGCCACGGCCGAACTCGAACCGCTTGGGCCCACGCCGCAACTCTCGATCGCCTGTTTCCGGTATGTGCCGCGCGAGTTGCGCGGCGATCACGATGCGGAGCCCTATCTCAACCGGCTCAACGAACGACTGATGGCGGAGCTGCAGCTGACCGGCCGCGTCTATCCATCAAACGCGATCATCGATGGCCGCTTCGCACTGCGCGCCTGCATCGTGAACTTCCGCACTGAAGCCGTCGACGTCGATGCGCTGATCGAGCAGACTATCGCGCTTGGCGCCGCATTGCACGCGGCAGGTACCGCCTAGAGCGAGTCGCCCCGGGCCGTCAGGCGGGTTGTCATCCTGAGCGAAGCGAGCCGAAGGCGAGCGAAGTCGAAGGAGCAGGTGCTCGGACGTCACGCCGTGGCTGCCTCTCCGCAGCTGTGGAGTCCCGACGGCGGTTCGAGCTGGCGACAGTACAGCTGGTGCGCGGCGCCTCCAAGGCTGCTCCGAGGCACCCACGACGCGACGCCCGCGAAGATTTCGCTACCCCACGCGGGATCTGTCGCCCCGGGCCGTCGGGCGATCGATAAGAACCAGGTGCAGAGCCTGGCCCGCGCATCCTGGCCGGCGCGTGATAGCAGGACATCGTCGCGGGCCCTGGGGTTTCCGAACTCGTATGGGCCGGACCGCAGACGAAGCACGCAGATTGACTCGCGCCGGGCCTCACGCCGTGGGCTGCCTCTCCGCAGCCCAGCGGAGTCCCGACGGCGGTTCGAGCTGGCGACAGTAGATCTGGTGCGCGGCGCCTCCGCGAGTCTGCTCCGAGGCACCCACGACGCGACGCCCGCGAAGATTTCGCTACCCCACGCGGGATCTGTCGCCCCGGGCCATCGGGCAGGCGGGAACATCGTGACGCGACGCCTGGGGCCTCCGAAGTCGGATGGGCAGGACCGCAGAGGGAACGAGAGTTGTCGGTCTACCGCCGCTTCACCCTCTCCCGCTCGCGCTCCCGAAGCTCCTCCTCCACACTCCCCTCCCCCAGACTCGCAACATCGTCCTCACCCGCACCCAGCGACTTTCCCGCCTGCCGCGCCAGCAGGAAAGTCGCCGCTGCGGCACCACCGCCCATTGCGAGGAGCAGCACGAGATTCATGAGCGCGACGCCGAGGGTCCAGGCATTGAACCCGTTCGCGAAGCCGATCATCAGCCAGTAGATGAAGCCGCCGGCGGCACCGAGCGCGGTGACGAACTTGAGCGAGAGCTTGCCGAGCGCCTGCCCGCCGGCGCTCAGGGCGAGCACGCCGGAGAACATCACACCGAGTATGAACGAGACCACCGAGAACTTCCCGGCGATCTGCAGAATCTCGATGAAGGTGACCTGCCCCGCGACCATCATGATCAGACCGACCAGTGCGGTGAAGCCGCCGACTCCCACCGCGAACGTCAGTCCGGTACCGATCATCCCACGAAGAACCCTCAGCCAGCGCGGCATCACGCAAACCCGAACAGCGGCGGAAAGACGACCACCACGAGCGCAGCCCACGCCGCGTAAACCGGGAGATAATTCGTCTGCCACTGCTCGAGTGCCGCGAACACACCGCGACGTCTCACGAAGCGGGTGTACAGCACAGTAGACCACGCAAGGTTGACGAGCAGGATCAGGTTGACGCCGAGCACGGCCACCCGATTCGGCGTGAAGCCCCATTCGGAGATGCGTGCTGCGATAGCCCAGAGTGCCACGGCATCGGCGAGGAGGGCACTCACGAGCAGTACCACCTGCACGATGTCGAACGCGCCAGCTGGCGCGCCTGAGTCGCGGGCCGAGATCGAATAGACCAGCAGCGCCAGCACCACGATCAGCAGTGCGTCGAAGGCCATCAGCATGTTGCGTTCGATGTGGACGCCACCGCCGGTCCAGAGCATCGCGCCGAGGAAGGTGACCAGCACCGCGGCGAAGAGCGGCGTGAAGAGACGCGTCAGCACCGGCGCCATATTCTCGATCACGCTCTGCTTTGCCTCGACCAGCCACGCCGCCACGACTACAGCGCCCGCCACACAGCTCGGCATCCACCCCTGCACGAACGGCTGTGCATTGATGCCGATCGTCTCGAAGATCATCATCAGGAACGCCGTGAGGACGCCGCCGCCCAGCGCGATCAGGACGTAGTAGATGAAGAGCTCGCCTGAAAAACGAATGAAGTCCATTCGCCCGGCCACATCCCGCCAGCGA
Coding sequences:
- a CDS encoding permease prefix domain 1-containing protein — its product is MTPDSVPLSSLEEQIGQWRNYLRRRQAIHTVDVAELEDHLREQVAGLVESGLASDEAFLIAVKRMGSLDSLSREFAREHSERLWKQLVVPPQENGSPQTAGRSDAIVAFGYAIAAGLAVKAPALFGITPDNNEAFYFRNLPFFVLPLVTGYFAWKRGISRTTAAWLAVVFIVAAALVNFYPFAPKGSTEMLAAAHLPIALLLVTGIAYAGGRWRDVAGRMDFIRFSGELFIYYVLIALGGGVLTAFLMMIFETIGINAQPFVQGWMPSCVAGAVVVAAWLVEAKQSVIENMAPVLTRLFTPLFAAVLVTFLGAMLWTGGGVHIERNMLMAFDALLIVVLALLVYSISARDSGAPAGAFDIVQVVLLVSALLADAVALWAIAARISEWGFTPNRVAVLGVNLILLVNLAWSTVLYTRFVRRRGVFAALEQWQTNYLPVYAAWAALVVVVFPPLFGFA
- a CDS encoding cupin domain-containing protein, translating into MRPTQLLAPTTLFMALSTTCAVAQTDAPGLKWRPAPAMFPKGAEMAVIQGDPGSSSLFTVRLRLPAGYRLAPHTHPTDEKLTVIRGALAVGQGASVSPTGMQTLTAGKSVTEPASEAHYAIARTATEVQVHARGPFEMKYINPADVPLAAKAPSATTPAAIALTKAAVKR
- a CDS encoding pyridoxal-dependent decarboxylase is translated as MKLPSAPSPVTDLAWDPAQAAAMGTEVVALWRELLEQIATLPVGGRATASEVRAAVTREIPDAPVPMPELMASLRTLAFEHSTYMGHPGFMAYISGPGTVPGAAADLLAAALNQNVGGWRLGPGMTEIELHLGRWMAARLGLPATAGGYVTSGGAMAAFVGLKVARDARAGWATRELGMRAGPPLTCYASSQVHDVNTRAADLLGLGRDAVRKIAVDASLRMRTDALRSAIERDLRNGCQPMAVIATAGTVSTGAIDPLNDIADLCAEFGLWLHVDGAYGGVAALTDSLQPLFRGIERADSVALDPHKWLYTPISGGVILVRDMQTLADAFAIEPDYVFEDKALTGRGVDLFALGPQFSRSASAFKIWVSLLAHGWDAYQRRIAHDVALARYLYDRAAATAELEPLGPTPQLSIACFRYVPRELRGDHDAEPYLNRLNERLMAELQLTGRVYPSNAIIDGRFALRACIVNFRTEAVDVDALIEQTIALGAALHAAGTA